A stretch of the Aegilops tauschii subsp. strangulata cultivar AL8/78 chromosome 4, Aet v6.0, whole genome shotgun sequence genome encodes the following:
- the LOC141021829 gene encoding uncharacterized protein — translation MKKTPSFEWTDQADEAFLQLKRMLSTLPVLAAPTAKEPMFLYIAATSQVVSTVIVVERPEDGKAQPVQRPVYYLSEVLSASKKNYPHYQKKCYGLYFAAKKLKQYFQEHTIMVVCTAPLLRS, via the coding sequence ATGAAGAAGACCCCGAGCTTTGAGTGGACCGACCAGGCAGACGAGGCCTTCCTCCAGCTCAAACGGATGCTGTCCACGCTGCCTGTCCTCGCCGCGCCGACTGCTAAAGAGCCCATGTTCCTCTACATTGCCGCCACAAGCCAGGTGGTCAGCACCGTGATCGTGGTCGAGCGCCCAGAAGACGGCAAGGCCCAGCCGGTCCAGAGGCCAGTATACTACCTGAGTGAGGTATTGTCCGCCTCCAAGAAGAACTACCCTCACTACCAGAAGAAGTGCTACGGCctgtactttgccgccaagaagctgaagcagtaCTTCCAGGAGCACACCATCATGGTCGTCTGCACCGCCCCCTTGCTGAGATCATAG